The following is a genomic window from Chania multitudinisentens RB-25.
TTGCTTGTCAATGGCGTAATCCATCCACTGCTGATCGGCAGAGATAAACAGATCGGCCGGAGCCCCTTGTTCAATCTGGCGAGCCAGCGTTGATGAGGAGGCAAAGGATGAGACGATTTGCACATCCTGGCCTTTTTGATACTGGGTAGCGATATCCTGTAACGCGTTAGTCAGCGAAGCGGCGGCAAAAACGGTGATTTTTTCTGCCGCAGAAGCCTGCATCACCAAGCCAGAGGCCAATACCATACCGCCAATCCATTTGAACCATTGTTGTTTCATCGTTTTCTCCGTAGGTTAACCATTATGACACCCCTCGTTATATAAAAAATGATATAACGAGGGGCGAAAGATTGTCATGTGGTTTATCAGTAAAGCGAGAGATGGCACGAAAAACACCCGCCGAAAGGCATCAGCGGGCATTCAATAGAGGGGATTAGCTGCGTTTTTCTTCGGGATGGCCTATTTTGGAGAGAACGTTGAACACTTCTCCCAAGGCATAAATCAAACCAAGGATAACGGCCATAACAACTGGCACCATGACCACGGCAAACAACAGACTTTTCAATAATTCCAACATACAAGCCTCATTTCACTGCTGATTTAAACGGTACCTACAGTGCACTGTAAACCAAAAAGTATCTAAAACCCCGTTATTTTAAAGACCGGGGAAAATTTATCACCTGCGAAACGTGCTCATTTGGTGCTTTTGAGCAAATAGGTGACAATAGTGTTTTAGCCTTTGATGGAATCTATCATGCAGGCCGAGATCCTCCTTACCTTAAAACTTCAGCAAAAACTGTTTGCCGACCCGCGCCGTATTGCGCTGCTTAAACAGGTAGAACAGACCGGTTCGATCAGCCAAGGAGCCAAACTGGCCGGGATCAGTTATAAAAGCGCCTGGGATGCCATCAATGAAATGAATCAGTTGGCAGAACAGACGGTGGTAGAGCGCGCCACTGGCGGTAAAGGCGGCGGCGGCGCACAGGTGACCCACTATGGCCAGCGGCTGATCCAGCTTTACGATCTGCTGGGCCAGATTCAGCAAAAAGCCTTCGATGTGTTGCAGCAGGATAATCTGCCGCTCGATAGCCTGCTGGCCGCTATCGCCCGCTTTTCACTGCAAACCAGCGCCCGTAATCAGTTCTTCGGCACGGTTATTGAGCGCGATCACCAGCAGGTACAACAACATATCAACCTCTTGCTGGCCGATGGTCACACCCGCCTTATCGCAGCCGTTACCCAGCAAAGTGCCGATCGGTTACAACTGGCTCCGGGGAAAGAGGTATTGGCGTTGATTAAGGCGCCTTGGGTCAAACTTAATACCGATCCGGCTTTGAATGGGTTGGCCGATAATGCATTGCCAGGCACGGTGACCAACATTCAACCAGGTAATGAACACAGCGAAGTTCTGGTAGCGCTAAAGGGCGGTGAAACACTGTGTGCAACCATTGCCAACCAAGAATTGGCTCGGTTAAAACTGAGCCCCGGCAGTGCTGTTCATGCCTTGTTCAATGCCGATCGGGTGATTATCGCGACGTTGTGTTAAACGCAATGTGATGTTGCAGTATTGTTGATTGACATCTCCGCCCATCATCCTTATTTCTACCCTTAATCTAATTTGCAGAACAAGGAACAAATGATGCCATCGTTGCACATTTCGCAAGGTTCATTCCGTTTAAGCGATACCCGCACGCTGACGCTGGAGCAACTGAATATTCAAGCTGGCGATAGCTGGGCGTTTGTCGGGGCCAACGGCAGTGGCAAATCAGCGTTAGCCCGCGCACTGGCGGGTGAACTGACTTTATTGAAAGGCGAGCGTCACAACGGTTTTCATCACGTCGTGCGAATTTCGTTTGAACAATTGCAACAGTTGGTCAGCGATGAATGGCAACGCAACAACACCGACCTACTCAGCCCTGACGAAGACGATACTGGCCGCACCACGGCAGAAATCATTCAGGAGGATGTCAAAGATCCCGCGCGTTGCCAGCAGTTGGCGGCTCAATTCGGTATTACCGCCCTGCTTTCACGCCGTTTTAAATACCTGTCCACCGGCGAAACGCGTAAAACCCTATTGTGCCAAGCCCTGATGCCGCAGCCGGATTTGTTGATCCTGGATGAACCGTTCGATGGCCTTGATGTGACCTCCCGCGCTCAGCTCGCCACGCTGTTGGCAGAACTTTCGCAACAAGGCTATACGCTGGTATTAGTGCTCAACCGTTTTGATGAGATCCCGGATTTTGTTCAACGGGTCGGGGTGCTGGCCGATTGTACCCTCACCAGCTTTGGGCCACGTGAGCAAGTGATGGCCGAAGCGTTGGTGGCTCAATTGGCACACAGCGAGAATCTTAGCGGCCTGACGTTGCCGGAAACCGAAGATCCCACGCATAAAACCACGCTTCCCGCCGGGCAGCCGCTGATCGTGTTGCGCGATGGCGTGGTCAGCTACAACGATCGCCCGATCCTCGATCGGCTCAGTTGGCAGGTCAATCCCGGCGAACACTGGCAGATCGTCGGCCCAAACGGGGCTGGCAAATCCACGCTGCTCAGCCTGGTGACCGGCGATCACCCACAGGGTTACAGCAATGATCTCACCCTGTTTGGCCACCGACGCGGCAGTGGTGAAACCATTTGGGATATCAAACGCCATATCGGCTACGTCAGCAGTAGCCTGCATCTGGATTACCGTATCAGTTCCAATGTACGCAGTGTGATCCTGTCCGGCTTTTTCGATTCGATCGGGATTTATCAGGCGGTTTCCGATCGCCAGCAAACCTTGGCCGCACAATGGTTGGCTTTGCTTGGGCTCGGAGGAGCCCAAGGAGATGCTCCCTTCCATAGCCTTTCCTGGGGCCAGCAACGGCTGGCGCTGATTGCGCGGGCACTGGTCAAGCACCCGGCACTGTTGATCCTTGATGAACCTTTGCAGGGGCTAGACCCGCTGAACCGCCAACTGGTACGGCGTTTTATCGATGTGTTGATTCAGCAAGGCACCACCCAACTGCTGTTTGTTTCACACCATGCAGAAGATGCCCCACAGTGTATTACTCACCGCCTGACTTTCGTTCCTGCCGGTGACGGCTACCACTACCGGTACGATACGCTGGCGTAAATTCCTCCCCGGATGAGTGGTTCCCCCACTCATCCAATGACACATTCGGCAACACTTCCCCACAGCACATCACATGTAGACTTTTATCATAAAGGTATACCAAGTATTTTTCTGGAGAAGCTATGTCCGCCGCACTGATTATTATTGACCTGATTGAAGAACTGGCTGGCCCGAAGGGGCGAGCTAATCGTTGCCGTGAACAGCTTGAGGCACGGGATGTCATCGCCCACACCAATACGGCTGCGGCTTACGCGCGGATTCGCAAAATCCCGGTGATTTGGGTACGGGTCGGTTTTGCCGATGATTATCATGATATTCCTCCCCATTCACCGTTATTCAACCATCTTAAACAAATCGGAGCACTGCGGTTAAACAACGGAGGCTGCCGCTGGTTACCTGGGTTAGAGATAAAACCTGAAGATTTGCAATTCGAAAAAAAAGCCATTTCCGCCTTTGCTGGTAACAATTTGTTAACGTGGCTCCAGCAACACCACTGCCATCATTTGTTACTGGGTGGCATCAGTACAGCACTGGCCATTGAAAGCACTGCACGGCAGGCACATGACGCCGGTTTCCAGGTCACGGTATTACAAGATCTCTGCGCGGCTCCCACGGAAGATATCCATCAGCAAAGCCTGGAAACCCTGCAAAACCTCGGCAGAGTCATGCCTTCACAGGCCTGGATGAAAAGGTGATGCTGGTGGTTAATCAAGAAATACAACCGACAATTTACCTACATCTTTCATCACTACTTCGGCCTTTAAGGTGCATTTTCTTGTGTTACTATCCCCCATTAAACACTCATTCTACCCATCATTAATACACCGAACCTTCAGCATTAAGTGTTGTGTGTATATTTTATAGAAGGAGCACCGTTATGTGGGGCGTACTTTCTGCGTCATTGTTTTTCTTGCCTTTTAACCGGCTGCTGGCCTGGATTATCTTGGCTGCTTCTGTAGGAATAGGAATATACCATCGCATCCTCACGCCACTCGGCCTGGGCTGGTTGGCCATTATCGCCATTGCAATCTGGCTGCATCAGCAATATCGCGCACAGCGCGCTGTAGCGTTAACCTTGGAAATCTTTTTGGTTGCCTGCTCCGTAGCGCTGTTTTACCACCTGATACCGGGATTCAATAACCCATTGATGGTTGTGCAAGAGAAAGCCGGGCCACTGAGTGCGCCTTATTCTCTGTATTACAATTTTGACAAGGCACTGGTGCCTTTCCTGCTGCTTGCCTGCCTGCCAACGCTGTTTAACGCAGGCAGGGCCGATAAAAAAGTTGGCGCCCGTGCCTGGCTGATTCTGGCGTTGTGTGTACCGGCAGTGTTGCTACTGGCGGTAGCCCTTGGCGGCCTGAAGATTGAACTGCATATGCCACCCTGGATCCTGGCATTTATGATGGCGAATCTGTTCTTTGTTTCTCTGGCGGAAGAAGCGCTGTTTCGGGGTTATTTACAACAACGTCTCCGCCCGTGGCTGGGCGCTTACCCAGCATTACTGCTCACTGCCCTGCTCTTTGGCGCTGCGCACTTCGCCGGGGGGCTACTCATGATTATCTTTGCTACGCTGGCTGGGGGGATTTATGGCTTGGCCTGGATGTGGAGCGGCCGTCTGTGGGTGCCGGTTATTTTTCATTTTGGCTTTAATCTGACACATTTGCTGTTCTTCACTTATCCGCTGTATCAACACCCGTAGCCTGATTGGTTGGCAGTATTTCCTCTGCCAACCAGCCTGATGAAAACGTTACCATTGTCTATAATAAATCTGCTCACCATTGCCTTATGGTGGTAATTTTTACCGAGTGTAAACGATTCCATTATACGCGTTAGATCACCTTTTTCTATCGAAAGGCATGCTATCTTTTTTAAGATTATTTTCTGCAACATATGCGGTCACAGCCTGTCATACAAACAATGAAAGCGATTACATAATACCCCAGAGGTAGATGAAGGAAGTGCTATGCCCGATTTTAATCCTATCGATCACCCACATCGCCGTTTTAATCCGCTCACGGGTCAGTGGGTACTGGTTTCCCCACACCGGGGCAAACGCCCATGGCAGGGCCAGCAAGAGCCTCCTGCGCAGGAAACCTTACCTGCACACGATCCTGACTGTTTTCTTTGCCCTGGCAATCCGCGCGTCACTGGGGATAAAAACCCCGATTATCCAGGCACCTATATTTTTACCAACGATTTTGCGGCGCTGATGCCCGATACACCACTGGCACCGGAAAACGCTGATCCGCTCATGCGCTGCCAAAGCGCACGCGGTATCAGCCGGGTGATCTGCTTTTCGCCCGATCACAGTAAAACACTGCCACAGCTTTCCCTACCGGCGCTGGAACAAGTGATCGCGGCCTGGCAGGAGCAAACCGCCGAGCTGGGCCGCACTTATCCGTGGGTACAGGTGTTTGAAAATAAAGGAGCGGCGATGGGTTGCTCCAATCCCCATCCGCACGGCCAGGTGTGGGCCAACAGTTTTTTGCCGAACGAAGCCGAACGAGAAGATCGCCTGCAACAGGATTATTTCATCCAGCACCGTTCACCCTTGTTGCTGGACTATGTACAGCGCGAACAGGCCGATGGCAGCCGAAACGTGGTGGAAACTGAACACTGGCTCGCGGTGGTTCCTTACTGGGCTGCCTGGCCATTTGAAACTCTGCTGCTGCCAAAAACGGCAGTACAACGCCTTACCGATCTCACGCCTGCACAGAGCTGCGATCTGGCTATCGCACTGAAAAAACTCACCAGCCGCTATGATAATCTGTTCCAGTGCTCCTTCCCCTATTCTATGGGCTGGCACGGTGCCCCTTTCAACGCTGCCGATCATCGCCACTGGCAGTTGCATGCCCATTTCTACCCACCGCTGCTGCGCTCTGCTTCGGTACGCAAATTTATGGTGGGTTACGAAATGCTGGCAGAAACCCAGCGCGATCTGACCGCAGAACAGGCCGCAGAACGCCTGCGTGCCGTTAGCGACCTTCATTACCGTGAAGCCGGAGTGAAATAATGAGCCTCAAAAACCATACTCAAACCCTTTTTAGCGAACACTTTGGCTATGCCCCTACCCTCACTATCCAGGCACCGGGCCGGGTCAACCTGATTGGCGAACACACCGATTACAACGATGGCTTTGTCCTGCCCTGCGCCATTGATTATCAGACGGTGATCAGTGCGGCACAGCGCAGCGATCGCCAGATCCGCGTTTTGGCCGCTGACTATGACAATCAACAGGATCTGTTTGCGCTGGATCAACCTATCGTCAACCACAGCCATCTGCGCTGGGCTGACTACGTACGCGGTGTGGTCAAACACTTGCAGACCCGCAACGCAAATTTTGGCGGGGCCGATCTGGTGATCAGTGGAAATGTACCGCAAGGAGCAGGGCTCAGTTCTTCGGCTTCTTTGGAGGTTGCTGTCGGCCAGGCACTCCAGGCGCTTTACCAATTACCGCTTGATGGCGTAGCCCTCGCATTAAACGGCCAGGAAGCCGAGAATCAGTTTGTTGGCTGTAACTGCGGTATTATGGATCAACTGATCTCCGCACTGGGCCAACAAGATCATGCGCTGCTGATCGATTGCCGTTCACTGGAAACCCGCGCGGTGCCGATGCCGAAAAACGTGGCGGTAGTGATCATCAATTCCAATGTCAAAAGGGGTTTGGTTGACAGCGAATACAATACCCGCCGCCAGCAATGCGAAGCCGCTGCGCGCTTTTTTGGCGTCAAAGCCTTGCGCGATGTCAGCCCGGAGCTGTTTTTCCCAATCCAGCATGAACTCGATCCCATCGTTGCCAAACGCGCGCGCCATGTGATCACCGAAAATCAACGGACTCTGGCTGCTGCCGATGCGCTGGCTGCGGGCAACCTGAAGTTAATGGGTAAATTGATGGCCGAATCACACATTTCCATGCGTGATGACTTCGAAATTACCGTTCCCCCAATCGATACGCTGGTTGAAATTGTTAAAAACACGCTGGGCGATCGCGGCGGTGTGCGTATGACCGGTGGCGGTTTCGGCGGCTGCATCGTGGCGCTGATGCCGTTAGATTTGGTGGAGCCAGTACGCGCTGCGGTGGCACGCGAGTATCCGTTGAAAACGAATGGTTTGCAGGAAACCTTTTACGTCTGCCAGGCATCGCAAGGAGCCAGCCTATGCTGACAGGCGCATCCGCAAACGCCCCCGATGGACAACCCTTTACCCTTACCACCCTACGTAACGCCGGAGGGATGACGGTTACGCTGATGGATTGGGGCGCAACCTGGCTGTCTGCCGTGCTGCCCCTGAAATCGGGTGAAAAACGTGAGCTGCTGTTGGGCTGCAAGACAGCGGCAGATTATTTGCACCAAAAAGCCTATTTGGGTGCCACTATCGGGCGCTATGCCAACCGTATCGCTCACGCCAGCCTGTTGATCGACGGTAAACCACATCCGCTGATCGCCAATCAGGGAGAACACCAGTTACACGGTGGGCCGGAAGGTTTTCATGCTCGCCGTTGGCAGATTTTGTCTCAGGATGAGCAACAGATCACTTATCAGTTGCATTCAGAAGACGGTGATCAGGGATTTCCCGGTGACCTGGAGGTGAAACTGACCTATCGGCTGACCGCCGAGCACCGTTTGGAAATCAGTTATCAGGCTCAGGTTAACCACACCTGCCCGGTCAGCCTGACCAATCACGCCTATTTTAATCTGGATGGCCCTGGCCATGATGCGCGCCAACAGCGGTTACAGTTGTTTGCTGACCGTTATCTGCCCGTCAACAGTGAGGGCATTCCTGGTGCCGATTTAGCCGACGTTACCGGCACCGGTATGGATTTTCGCCAACCGAAAACGCTGCTACGGGATTTTCTGCGTGACCGCGATCAGCAACGGGTAAAAGGCTACGATCACGCCTATCTGTTGCACCGCACCTGCAACGCGCTGGAAAACCCGGCGGCGCACCTGTGGGCGGCAGATGGCAAAGTTGAGTTAACGATATTCACCACGGCACCCGCGCTGCAACTGTACAGCGGTAATTATCTGGGCGGCACCCCTGCGCGCGAAGGCGGTACTTACTCTCATTACGCCGGTATAGCACTGGAGAGTGAGTTTCTGCCCGACAGCCCACACCATCCGGAATGGCCACAGCCGAGTTGCTGGCTGCAACCCGGCCAACGCTATCAGAGCGCCACGCATTATCAATTTCATCCTGTCTGAGCCATTGTGCAGCCAACGAGGCCTCAGCCGGAAACAGCGATTGCCGAGCTACCGAATGCAGTAATATAATGATTTTCGTTATCATTAAACTTTACCCCGAATCATTCGGCATGAATGAGAATGACGCTGGGTATACCAGATTATTAAGGAGTTAAGCTATGGCTGTAACTAAGCTGGTTCTGGTGCGCCACGGCGAAAGCCAGTGGAACAACGAAAACCGCTTCACCGGTTGGTATGATGTTGATCTGTCTGAAAAAGGCCGTACTGAAGCGAAAGCAGCAGGCAAGCTGTTGAAAGATGAGGGTTTCTCTTTTGACTTCGCTTATACTTCCGTTCTGAAGCGTGCTATCCACACCCTGTGGAACATTCTGGATGAGCTCGATCAGGCCTGGTTGCCAACCGAAAAATCCTGGAAATTAAATGAACGCCATTACGGTGCTTTGCAAGGCCTGAATAAATCTGAAACCGCTGAGAAATACGGTGACGAGCAGGTGAAGCAATGGCGCCGCGGTTTTGCGGTGACGCCGCCAGAATTGAGCAAAGATGACGAACGCTATCCTGGCCATGACCCGCGTTATGCGAAACTGACCGACCAAGAGCTGCCAACCACTGAAAGCCTGGCGTTGACTATCGATCGCGTTATCCCTTACTGGAACGACGAAATCCTGCCGCGTATCAAGAGCGGTGAACGCGTGATCGTTGCGGCACACGGTAACTCTCTGCGCGCCCTGGTGAAATACCTGGACAACCTGAGCGAAGATGAAATTCTTGAGCTGAACATCCCAACCGGCGTGCCGCTGGTGTATGAGTTCGACGAGAACATGAAGCCGCTCAAACGCTACTACTTGGGTAATGCCGACGAGATCGCGGCCAAAGCTGCGGCGGTCGCCAATCAGGGTAAAGCGAAATAATCCTTTCCCCCGAAGATGAATGCAAAAAGCCCACGGTGTTTAGCCGCGGGCTTTTTTCTTGGCGACGATCGGGGATTAACCGCGACGCGCTTTCACCGCCGCAGCCAGTTCGCGCAGCACGGTTTCGGTATCTTCCCAGCCGATGCACGCATCGGTAACGCTCTTGCCATAAACCAGCGGCTCACCGCTTTCCAAGCTCTGATTCCCTTCCACCAGATGGCTTTCGATCATCACCCCAATAATGGCTTTCTCACCGTTACGCAGCTGTTTGCAAACGTCTGCATTGACATCCAACTGTCTTTTAAACTGCTTGCTGCTGTTGGCATGGCTGAAATCAATCATCACCTGTGCTGGCAAACCGGCTTTCGCCAGCCCTTCTTTCACTTCTTTTACATGCGCAGCACTGTAGTTTGGCTCTTTACCGCCACGCAGGATGATGTGGCAATCACTGTTACCGCTGGTATTAACAATCGCCGAATGCCCCCATTTGGTGACGGACAGGAAACAGTGCGGCGCACCAGCGGCGTTGATGGCGTCAATCGCGACTTTGATCGTGCCGTCGGTGCCATTTTTGAACCCCACCGGGCAAGACAGGCCGGAAGCCAGTTCGCGGTGAACCTGAGATTCCGTGGTACGAGCACCAATCGCTCCCCAACTCATCAGATCCCCCAAATATTGTGGCGTGATCATGTCAAGAAACTCACTCGCCGCCGGTAAGCCGCTGTCATTGATATCCAGCAGCAGTTTACGTGCCAAGCGCAGGCCATCGTTAATTTGGAAACTATTATCCATCTGCGGGTCGTTAATCAGCCCTTTCCAACCCACGGTAGTACGCGGTTTTTCAAAGTAAACGCGCATCACCACTTCCAATTCGCCACTCAGTTCCTGACGCAACTTCAACAGGCGTGCCGCATACTCTTTAGCCGCTTTGGTGTCATGGATCGAACAAGGCCCAATCACTACCAGCAGACGATCGTCATTACCACGAAGAATCTTGTGAATAGCATTGCGAGCCTGTGACACCGTCTCTGCCGTCTGTTCCGTGGCCGGAAACTTCTCCAGCAAAGCCACCGGCGGCAGGAGTTCCTTAATTTCTTTAATACGTAAATCGTCGTTTTGGTAATTCATAACTTTTCCATTCGGTATCGGGAGGTAGATTGCGCAATGCAGACAACTCCCCAATCTAGCCTGTCAAATCGATGCTGTAAATCACCTTTGAATCGGTGCGCAAACCAGCCCGGCAAATAAACTCCTCACAATGATATTCAGCTCTCTGCCAAAGCCACCTATACTGGCGTTGATCCTGGTCGAATTGCGCACTCCCCTGTTTGGGGTATCGAAAGGATAAACCATGCCTGACTCCACACATCTATCTTTGCCAAAGGACAGCAACAGTAAACGTCTGTTGGCTGCATTTTTAGTCACCGTCGTTTTCATGCTCGTTGAGGTGATCGGCGGGCTGCTTTCCGGCTCATTGGCTCTGCTGGCGGATGCCGGACATATGCTGACTGATGCCGCAGCGCTGCTGGTCGCCTTAATGGCGGTGCATTTTTCACGGCGTCAGCCTAATGCGCGCCACACCTTCGGTTATCTGCGCCTGACCACGCTGGCCGCCTTTCTGAATGCCGCGGCTTTGCTGATGATCGTCATATTCATTCTGTGGGAGGCAGTACGGCGTTTCTTCGCACCACAGCCAGTGATGGGTACGCCCATGTTGATCATCGCCGTAGCAGGGCTGCTGGCCAACCTGTTTACCTTCTGGCTGCTGCATCGCGGCATAGAAGAAAGCAATCTCAACGTGCGCGCCGCCGCCTTGCATGTGCTTGGCGATCTGTTAGGTTCCGTTGGTGCCATCACTGCTGCGATAATTATTCTGGCTACTGGCTGGACACCGATTGATCCGATTCTTTCCGTATTAGTATCTTGCCTGGTGTTGCACAGCGCCTGGCGGCTGTTTAAAGAGAGTGTTCATGAACTGTTGGAAGGAACGCCGCAGGAAGTGGATATCCATAAACTCCAAAAAGATCTATGCCTGAATATCCCGGAAGTGCGGAATATTCATCACGTACACGTATGGCAAATCGGTGAACAGACGCTGATAACGCTGCATGCGCAGGTGATCCCCCCGCACGATCACGATGGATTACTGCGCCGTATTCAGGCTTATCTGCTGGAACATAGCCATATTGGCCATGCGACCATCCAACTGGAATACCAGCACTGCCATGCACCGGACTGCAAGCTGCACCAAACAGCAGAATCCGGTGCTCACGC
Proteins encoded in this region:
- the aroG gene encoding 3-deoxy-7-phosphoheptulonate synthase AroG gives rise to the protein MNYQNDDLRIKEIKELLPPVALLEKFPATEQTAETVSQARNAIHKILRGNDDRLLVVIGPCSIHDTKAAKEYAARLLKLRQELSGELEVVMRVYFEKPRTTVGWKGLINDPQMDNSFQINDGLRLARKLLLDINDSGLPAASEFLDMITPQYLGDLMSWGAIGARTTESQVHRELASGLSCPVGFKNGTDGTIKVAIDAINAAGAPHCFLSVTKWGHSAIVNTSGNSDCHIILRGGKEPNYSAAHVKEVKEGLAKAGLPAQVMIDFSHANSSKQFKRQLDVNADVCKQLRNGEKAIIGVMIESHLVEGNQSLESGEPLVYGKSVTDACIGWEDTETVLRELAAAVKARRG
- a CDS encoding cysteine hydrolase family protein codes for the protein MSAALIIIDLIEELAGPKGRANRCREQLEARDVIAHTNTAAAYARIRKIPVIWVRVGFADDYHDIPPHSPLFNHLKQIGALRLNNGGCRWLPGLEIKPEDLQFEKKAISAFAGNNLLTWLQQHHCHHLLLGGISTALAIESTARQAHDAGFQVTVLQDLCAAPTEDIHQQSLETLQNLGRVMPSQAWMKR
- the zitB gene encoding CDF family zinc transporter ZitB; protein product: MPDSTHLSLPKDSNSKRLLAAFLVTVVFMLVEVIGGLLSGSLALLADAGHMLTDAAALLVALMAVHFSRRQPNARHTFGYLRLTTLAAFLNAAALLMIVIFILWEAVRRFFAPQPVMGTPMLIIAVAGLLANLFTFWLLHRGIEESNLNVRAAALHVLGDLLGSVGAITAAIIILATGWTPIDPILSVLVSCLVLHSAWRLFKESVHELLEGTPQEVDIHKLQKDLCLNIPEVRNIHHVHVWQIGEQTLITLHAQVIPPHDHDGLLRRIQAYLLEHSHIGHATIQLEYQHCHAPDCKLHQTAESGAHAHAGSHSPLEHHH
- the galT gene encoding galactose-1-phosphate uridylyltransferase is translated as MPDFNPIDHPHRRFNPLTGQWVLVSPHRGKRPWQGQQEPPAQETLPAHDPDCFLCPGNPRVTGDKNPDYPGTYIFTNDFAALMPDTPLAPENADPLMRCQSARGISRVICFSPDHSKTLPQLSLPALEQVIAAWQEQTAELGRTYPWVQVFENKGAAMGCSNPHPHGQVWANSFLPNEAEREDRLQQDYFIQHRSPLLLDYVQREQADGSRNVVETEHWLAVVPYWAAWPFETLLLPKTAVQRLTDLTPAQSCDLAIALKKLTSRYDNLFQCSFPYSMGWHGAPFNAADHRHWQLHAHFYPPLLRSASVRKFMVGYEMLAETQRDLTAEQAAERLRAVSDLHYREAGVK
- the modF gene encoding molybdate ABC transporter ATP-binding protein ModF — protein: MPSLHISQGSFRLSDTRTLTLEQLNIQAGDSWAFVGANGSGKSALARALAGELTLLKGERHNGFHHVVRISFEQLQQLVSDEWQRNNTDLLSPDEDDTGRTTAEIIQEDVKDPARCQQLAAQFGITALLSRRFKYLSTGETRKTLLCQALMPQPDLLILDEPFDGLDVTSRAQLATLLAELSQQGYTLVLVLNRFDEIPDFVQRVGVLADCTLTSFGPREQVMAEALVAQLAHSENLSGLTLPETEDPTHKTTLPAGQPLIVLRDGVVSYNDRPILDRLSWQVNPGEHWQIVGPNGAGKSTLLSLVTGDHPQGYSNDLTLFGHRRGSGETIWDIKRHIGYVSSSLHLDYRISSNVRSVILSGFFDSIGIYQAVSDRQQTLAAQWLALLGLGGAQGDAPFHSLSWGQQRLALIARALVKHPALLILDEPLQGLDPLNRQLVRRFIDVLIQQGTTQLLFVSHHAEDAPQCITHRLTFVPAGDGYHYRYDTLA
- the gpmA gene encoding 2,3-diphosphoglycerate-dependent phosphoglycerate mutase; the protein is MAVTKLVLVRHGESQWNNENRFTGWYDVDLSEKGRTEAKAAGKLLKDEGFSFDFAYTSVLKRAIHTLWNILDELDQAWLPTEKSWKLNERHYGALQGLNKSETAEKYGDEQVKQWRRGFAVTPPELSKDDERYPGHDPRYAKLTDQELPTTESLALTIDRVIPYWNDEILPRIKSGERVIVAAHGNSLRALVKYLDNLSEDEILELNIPTGVPLVYEFDENMKPLKRYYLGNADEIAAKAAAVANQGKAK
- the galK gene encoding galactokinase, with product MSLKNHTQTLFSEHFGYAPTLTIQAPGRVNLIGEHTDYNDGFVLPCAIDYQTVISAAQRSDRQIRVLAADYDNQQDLFALDQPIVNHSHLRWADYVRGVVKHLQTRNANFGGADLVISGNVPQGAGLSSSASLEVAVGQALQALYQLPLDGVALALNGQEAENQFVGCNCGIMDQLISALGQQDHALLIDCRSLETRAVPMPKNVAVVIINSNVKRGLVDSEYNTRRQQCEAAARFFGVKALRDVSPELFFPIQHELDPIVAKRARHVITENQRTLAAADALAAGNLKLMGKLMAESHISMRDDFEITVPPIDTLVEIVKNTLGDRGGVRMTGGGFGGCIVALMPLDLVEPVRAAVAREYPLKTNGLQETFYVCQASQGASLC
- a CDS encoding AcrZ family multidrug efflux pump-associated protein → MLELLKSLLFAVVMVPVVMAVILGLIYALGEVFNVLSKIGHPEEKRS
- the galM gene encoding galactose-1-epimerase, translating into MLTGASANAPDGQPFTLTTLRNAGGMTVTLMDWGATWLSAVLPLKSGEKRELLLGCKTAADYLHQKAYLGATIGRYANRIAHASLLIDGKPHPLIANQGEHQLHGGPEGFHARRWQILSQDEQQITYQLHSEDGDQGFPGDLEVKLTYRLTAEHRLEISYQAQVNHTCPVSLTNHAYFNLDGPGHDARQQRLQLFADRYLPVNSEGIPGADLADVTGTGMDFRQPKTLLRDFLRDRDQQRVKGYDHAYLLHRTCNALENPAAHLWAADGKVELTIFTTAPALQLYSGNYLGGTPAREGGTYSHYAGIALESEFLPDSPHHPEWPQPSCWLQPGQRYQSATHYQFHPV
- the modE gene encoding molybdenum-dependent transcriptional regulator, whose translation is MQAEILLTLKLQQKLFADPRRIALLKQVEQTGSISQGAKLAGISYKSAWDAINEMNQLAEQTVVERATGGKGGGGAQVTHYGQRLIQLYDLLGQIQQKAFDVLQQDNLPLDSLLAAIARFSLQTSARNQFFGTVIERDHQQVQQHINLLLADGHTRLIAAVTQQSADRLQLAPGKEVLALIKAPWVKLNTDPALNGLADNALPGTVTNIQPGNEHSEVLVALKGGETLCATIANQELARLKLSPGSAVHALFNADRVIIATLC
- a CDS encoding CPBP family intramembrane glutamic endopeptidase, which gives rise to MWGVLSASLFFLPFNRLLAWIILAASVGIGIYHRILTPLGLGWLAIIAIAIWLHQQYRAQRAVALTLEIFLVACSVALFYHLIPGFNNPLMVVQEKAGPLSAPYSLYYNFDKALVPFLLLACLPTLFNAGRADKKVGARAWLILALCVPAVLLLAVALGGLKIELHMPPWILAFMMANLFFVSLAEEALFRGYLQQRLRPWLGAYPALLLTALLFGAAHFAGGLLMIIFATLAGGIYGLAWMWSGRLWVPVIFHFGFNLTHLLFFTYPLYQHP